From Daucus carota subsp. sativus chromosome 6, DH1 v3.0, whole genome shotgun sequence:
gggacgtttcaaaaaagaaactgtatacaattcattgggacggagggagtatgtgatACTTTGGTAAGAATTTTGTGATTGAAAACCAAAACTGTAAAATCGTAAATTATATTACATATCTGGGTAAACATCGTCTCTgtcgattttttttttctattcacCATATACGTCTTATAATTTAGTTTTCGGTACCTCTGACAAGACTTTTGCGACTAGAAAACAAAATGGTAAAGTCACAAATTATATTACAGTCCGGGATTATAGAGATGAAAAAAGCGCTAATTATATAATACTTGTTGTGAGAACAATTTTGATGATGGTCATCTTCTTCTTTATTATGAAATGATGGGCATCTTTGAAATAATgctaatttgaataattaaataaaatagcaCTTCCAAACAGACTATTAAATTATGCTTCAAAAAAGGTCTTCTATATGATCCACTTTGGATGCAAGTAGGTTTTGGAGTGAGGAAGAACTAATATAATTCTGATTCTCTTGTGTAATATATATGCAACCTACTGAGAAAAGTGCGCAAAGCAAATACTGAAAATTAAGGATAGGAAAGAATCTCGTCCCAAAATTAGAGAAACTGCAAAATCCCGGCGATTACTCATACATATCAATTACCCGATGTGATGCTTTCGCTTATATATAGACCATCTCACTCTAATTTGGATCGTTTAATTTATCTTGAATACAATACAATGGCTAGCTATGCAATTGCCCTCTCTTTGCTCCTTGCGACAGTGCTTCTTGCCACTCTCAAAGTTGAGGCCAGAGAGATGCAATATTTTTCCCACTTTAATATTCCACAGGACGAGCAATCCGCTTTAAAACCCGTACCAGAAATCAATAATTATAACAGGCGCAACTTCGAAAATCACGAGATCGACATCCCAACAGAAGAATTCATCGCAAACATTCAAAAAGATTCTGCGGAAAGTAATAGCTTCCCTCACGGTTTTGATAAAAATTCTTATATCACTGCGCCGCAAGGCGTGCATGCATCGGAGAACAAGGAATTCGAATTAACCGCCGAAGAACAAAAATTCTTCAATGAGAAAGATCGGATGAATGGCTACACCAACATGAAGGTACGCGAGAATGTTAATGCTAAGGAGGCGCAAGGGATGAGTGATACGAGGACTCTAGAAAACGGCAAGTACTATTATAACCCTATGAGCGATATTAGAGCCAGTGGTAAATATAACAGTGCGTACAAGTCCAAGTATGATGAGTTTCGACATTTGGAAGACTTCGAATTTAATCCTCAAAATCCAGAGGGATATTTTCCTTGATCGACAAGGTTCGAAATTTGTAAGTGGAGTTTGATTAGCGAATGCTTTTTGCTTCATGAATGTTTATGGGTTTctgttatataaataaatacgtGTATCCTTTTTATTCAGTTGATGCATTACATTATTTTTGTACTGCATGCATGcattgttttattttgttttggcAATTGGCATGACGTTGTCACCAGAACACTGAACGAGTTAGTTATGAGAAATTTATTAATCGTGTTGCTCGTAACGGATTAGGTTTTTTCTAAAATCTAATTGCTATTATTAGTGTAATAAATTGAGGCGGCATTTTGCATATTTGGTAATATCAAAGTACTTTATCTGCCATAATATGGTGATTCAAGAAATAGAATTATTACAATTTTCTATACCTAAGATTTAATTTGaccctaaacttttatttgaaaaattaatccTCTGTACATGAGGTTTGCGTTGCTGTCCAACGACTGGCTTGCAGCTTAAAGCTGGAGCCTGTTTGACTccacaattaaaaatatttgtttgtataaTAAGATGCAAATggcataaattttgaaatagtcTAGAAACAGCCTCAATGTCAAAAGCTagtttaagatatttttttaagtaaattaatattttttgattaaaattacttataaaatataaattatatataaattacttttatttttattataatatttttaataacttataagtaattaataaattaaaattatctaagtaaataatttaaactactatattatcatataaattatgtTAAGTCATAAATCATAACATTAATCAGTCATAAATCGATCAAACTGAAAGCGGtatgagattttaaaataatagtaatCACGAAGCAAAAGTGAACTTCGTTGAAGTCCAAGATACAccttaacaaaataaattaacatgtaaaaatagAAATGAAATCAAGACAAATCCAaactcaaatttgatattttattaagtGAAAATGCTATAAtctaaatttttgatattaaatgAATGGAACTGGAATATGGATAGAATTTAATGAAATGGAATCACTTTGTGGTCCCTATGAAATTAGGCCCCGAAGGGGGTCACTACGAAGAAGTTCCGGGAGGTACGAAAAAGTTTCGAGTTCATATTGTTCATGGgctgagaacgagaatataGTGTTTTTTAGATCTTTATAAGAAGAAAAGAGACCTCAATTTGGATCTGTGCGAGGATTTGGTACACGAACACCAAAATCAATTTGGGTCGaatacaaatttcattttatatacatgaaaatacataatataaatataattctgtgtaaaagatattatatgtatatatatatatataattttttttattgaatttataaaatacatgaaaaataCACTATGCGTTTTGAAATGAATATGAACTTAAGATAAGGTACACAAATCCGAAACGGATTGGATATGAATTCCACTTTCAAATACAAAAAAACACGAGAATACATGACACTAATTACACGATATGATATCATTGTCAAGTCTAATAacgggtcgtttggttcgaggagt
This genomic window contains:
- the LOC108226200 gene encoding protein E6, which encodes MASYAIALSLLLATVLLATLKVEAREMQYFSHFNIPQDEQSALKPVPEINNYNRRNFENHEIDIPTEEFIANIQKDSAESNSFPHGFDKNSYITAPQGVHASENKEFELTAEEQKFFNEKDRMNGYTNMKVRENVNAKEAQGMSDTRTLENGKYYYNPMSDIRASGKYNSAYKSKYDEFRHLEDFEFNPQNPEGYFP